The DNA region tgGCTGGGTCTTCACTAGTCTTACGGGCGCCAACAACATCGGGGCCACGAAACCACCTGGCGCTTGGACACCAGAGCAAACCGTAGACTACATGGTTGATAAAGTGTTTGGAGAGGGAGATTTCTATGTTATTTGCCCTGATAACGAAACCCCTACTGTGAGTTGGATCTGGAGGTGATGGATAAGCCTGATCAAGGGAGTAGTCTTTGGACAAGGCAAGAATCCAGTGGAGCATGGACGATGTCATTCAGAACCGACCTGCTCTATCTAGGTGGCATCCTAGCTGTGAGTACTGTGATTCAAAGACCGTCTTGGAAGGCGCTCATAGCTCCATGTCATAACAGATAAGGCTCGCTTCGAAGATTTTATTCAATCGAAACAGGGTCTGGCGGCTCGAAGCCGCAGCCGTGGTCGGCCTGCACAACGCGATGGCTCTCAGGTACCATCAGTGGTATCTATCCCTTCTGAGACTGACTTGTTGGCTTTCCGCCGTAATTGAGTCAACTACTGCTCAGATTATCATGACATATCGTTTGGGGAGCCTCTAGTCAGACATGCATAGGATTATGTAGGCCGTTGTTGCTGTTTTTGGGCCCATTCGTACATccttatctcttcctcagcaATCTCTTCCAATCTTTTATCTACTTCTgctctctttttctccagCGTTGCGAGGTACTCTTCGTTACTGAGCTTTCGTACTGGTAGTACTTTGGCAAGATTTGACATCATGCGCTCCGGTAAAGATGGTGGTGAGGTCGGTTCAAGAGAGGGCATGGATGATTTCAAGGCGTCAAATGTAGCGGTTGGTTCTTGttcagaaggagaagcagtATCGAGCGACGACATCCTGGTTTGGCTTTTGGCGAGATAGCTTAATCGCATGACGCGTAGTTGATTGGCTGACACCTGCAGAGCGGAGGTGATCAACGCAGAAGTAAACGCGGCCTTGCCAAACGTTGCACGTCCTCCTATAATGCCGGGCTTAGCTTAGCTAACTTCCTAGTAATTGAAAATGTCTCACGAAAAGCCGCAGATAGTACTCCACCGGTCAAAGCTCCAGCGAGAGCTGAATCCAACACCCTGTCTGTGCGCATCTGCCCTATTGAGACGACCTGCGGCAGTTTGCTACGTTGCCTCTCGCTTAACTGGAGATCCAATAGGCGTCTAGAATGGGATGGTGTGGCTTCAATAATAAGCAGCAAAGGAGAGACGACATATTCCCGAACAGCTAATAAATCCTGTCAGGCAGTTGCATGGAGAGCTGTAGGACAAAAGTCTCACTAAAAAAAGCCAAGCCAGCGATGGACATATTTATGGTCATGTTGGTACCCAATGTGTATGGGTTTTTGGACTGAAGCGCTCCAATTGAGGCTCCAGTAATAGCGCCAAAAGTACCTGTGACGATTGGATCGGTTTCAGAGCAGAAATCACATCACGTGGAGAGGAACGAACCAGTTGCCAGTATACCTTTAAGGACGAAGAGGGGAGAAGCAGGATCAAAGGGGTAGAGGAATGGACTGTTGGATGCGGAGTCTTTGGAAGACATTGGGAGATTAATTTTGGGTTATTGTGTATAGTAGGTACGAGTCTCTTCGAGCAAAGCAGCCGGGAAGGTTTTGAGTATCAACAAGAGCGATTTCGGAAGTGGTATTCGTTGTAGAGTCTGTTGCTAATAAAGAAGACCATCAAATTAGGTGGAGGTTGTGCGGGGATAGTCTCAACTCCGCTTCACGGGACGCTGACACTGCTGTTCTTCGCGGTGGTAATGACGATGGTAGGTGATGAGTGAAGGACAAAAAAGCATGATGAATGAAGCGTATGCCAACATCCGGTAGTTTATTATACCTCTCTATTGCTAAAAATCCGTACCAGCCATCATGTTATCCTCAAATACAGCTCTCACCGTTGCCAAGGTTGGGCTCTTTCTGGCTATCAGGTCAAGCTTACAGTGGTGTAGTACGCTTTGGGCGCATCCGTGACGGCTACAACATTGGCAATAGGTGGTTTGTGGTACTTCCAGCGAAGCCTTATCTATCCTTCCGGATTTCCAGAAGGATCTAGGATTGGTAGGTATCAACCAAAGTTCAGTTTGGCTGATGCTGAAGCTGATGTTGATATTGAACATAACGTCAGTCGTCCCTAAACCGATCGAAGTGGGATGCCCATACGAAGATGTAACACTCACTTGCTCAGATGGAGTTAAAATCAAAGCCTATGTCATTatggcaagaaggaaacCACTGATGATGTCTGAATTGAGAGGACTTTCCCCGGCGGAACGAAAAGAGAAAGCCcagatggaaatggaggcCTGGGCACAAGAGATGGGTGATGAAAAAGCCATTGAAGTGAGTCAAGATCCTTATACTGATGATAATTGGTCATAATAACAGCTGGTGGCAGTATTCTAAATCAAGGCCAACGATTATCATATTCCATGCCAACGCAGGTAAGGCAGCCAGACGGGCCGGCAACATGAGCTGATTTATTGGTTCATATGAATAGGTAACATGGGTCACCGTGTTCCATTAGCCAGACATTTCAACGTCGACTTTAAATGTAATGTATTCATGTTAAGCTACAGAGGGCAGGTTGAGAATGTTATAGGAGACCCAGGACGAGGCTTACTTCTTACCACAGGTACGGTCTTTCGGAAGGAAAGCCATCCGAGTCTGGTAAGTTTCGTTCCTATTGTAATACGCCGAAAATAAGTGACTTAAGACACTATTATCATAAACATTTAGGTCTCCAAATCGATATCCAGACAGCTATGAAGTACGTTCAAGCCCACCCTATCCTCGGACAGACAAAAATCATTGTATGTAGATCATTAAGGCTGTTTCTTTCGATGGCTCACTGCGCACAGCTTTACGGGCAATCACTTGGTGGCGCCGCCTGTTTTTACGCCGCAAGTAAACACCGTGATACTGTAAGTATCCCTAGGCTTTGGGCTGCCTATAATTGTACACTAAGAATACTTCTGGCAGGTGGCCGGGGTCATTGTTGAGAACACCATGCTTTCTTTCCAGACCCTTGTTCCTCTCATCATGCCTCAGATCCCAAGGTTTCTCTTACCGATTCTCCTAACGGAGCATTGGGACGCCCATAAAACTGTCCCATTAATTCCTTCCACGACTCCtatccttttcctcgttGGTAAGCGAGACACGCTTGTCAAAGCTGAACAAATGTTGGCGCTGCGTAAGCTCCGTGGTTCAGGAATAACAAGATGGCGAGAGTTTGATGGAGAGCACAACGATACTTGTTTGCAACCAGGATATTGGGAGGAAATTGGGAAATGGTTAAAGGAAGAGAtagaggatgatggagtGGAAGTCGTTGATCAGAACGACAGAGGGGAAAAGAATTCACTGAAAGTCACAACAGAAGACGCGGCGCTgtagagaagaagaagatattgGGTACGAACTGGGGTGACGTATTTTCACGGCCGCAACGAACCGCTCGCGAGTGTAATCTTTGGGAGCCGCGATACAGCAGCAGTATCCTGTCGTCGTTACAAAGGAGCATCTAGTAGTActtcacctcttctttccgtACAAAATGCCACAGGAGTGATGGAtataaataaaaaatagTTAATTAATGATGAAGCGGCCGTGTCCGCATTCTGCCATATGGTTAACTATTTATGTAATAATTGTTATTAATTGTTTATTACGTTTCATCAGCCATTATGCCGCCGCCACTCTCCCGTGGAGTCTCTATCTGCTGTCACAGTTACAGTGATATTCTCGACTTCATTTCCGTCTCTTTGCTTCTacaccttttccttcatcttgccATCTAGCGGGGATTTGCATCTTGATCAAGTTCATTTACTATCGTCTCGGACACTAACCCCACAAGACAGTTTCAGCAATGGGTGGTGGCGATCTTAACATGTGAGTGCTTTCAGATTATCCTTTGCAAACAGAATTTTTGCTGATCCTTTATTCAATCATAGGAAAAAGTCCTGGCACCCGGTGCTCTTGGTCAATCAGGAGCGCGTCTGGAAAGCCGAAAAAGTTGcgaatgaagagaagaaaatgcTCGCGCAATTGCGCAAAGAGCGTGAAGAGGAGCGACAACTTGAAGAACTGCATCGTCTCCAGGAAGCTTCGACTGGCAAGAAAAGGGTTGAAAAGCTCGATTGGATGTATGCTGCTCCAAGCACAGAGGGTGGAGCCCTTGGGGGAGCTAGAATTGGCGAGAGAGATATGGAGGAATACTTGTTGGGGAAAAAGAGAGTTGATGAAGTGTTGGGGCAAGGTGACAAGAATGTGGGTAACATCTGTTCGAGATTCAGCTGAGCTAATATCATGTATAAGATTGGAGCGGCTAGCAGAGAATTTATAGCCCTTCAGAATGCCAACACGGCGCGAGACACAGCGGCGAAAATCAGAGAAGATCCTCTGCTAGCCATCAAAAAACAGGAACAAGCTGCTCTGGCAGCCCTGATGAACCGGCCTGATATCAGGAAGCAACTTAGGGCAGCCAAAAAGGCCAAAGAAACAAAGGGGCGGGAAGGAGAATCTAAGGAAGAACGAAAAGCCAGGAAGAGAGCAGAAAAAGAAGTAAGCAAGTCTTAAGCCTTTACTTGAGTCTAAATGCTAAAGCATCCTATGCAGGAGCGGCGAAAGTCGAAACATCGGTACCACGACTCCCGTTCACCCCCCTCCGATTATTACGACGATCGTGATCATAGACGTCATCGTGACTCTTACGATTCTCAAGACCGAGAGAATCGCCGGACTTACCGAGATCGCTCAGACCGTTCACGGACTCGGTCTGAATCACCCaaaagggagaaaaaggaaaaggactATTCCAATAGAGACAGAGATtatcgaagaagaaatgacaCAACGAGGGGGTCTTTCGATGAGAGCCCTAGAAAGGGTGGAGGAAACCGGTGGGGGTCCCATGGACCCGATGGATACAGGAGGAGTGATCATCGCGATGACGGTTTCCGCGAACGACAGCGAGGTGACCgcattcctcctccccgACATCTTTCTTATAATCATTCAACTCCTGATGTTCGGCCATCATCGCCACCTTCGTCTTCTGCTGCCCCTGTAAACCGCAACACAAGTACTCTCGAAGATCAGCGCGCCGCTCGATTGGCTGCTATGTCTGCCTCTGCTGACGAACTCTACTCCAGCCGATCCAAATCACTTGCTGCACGTGCTGAAGAGGAGCGCCGagagcaagagaaggatgaaaaaaTGAGGCAGAAATATGGCAAAGAACAAGCTAGTGCAAACTTTTTCAGTCAACAAAGCCAATTGGGATTGGGTGAAGCCTTGCAG from Cryptococcus neoformans var. neoformans B-3501A chromosome 4, whole genome shotgun sequence includes:
- a CDS encoding hypothetical protein (Match to EST gb|CF185333.1|CF185333), whose product is MGGGDLNMKKSWHPVLLVNQERVWKAEKVANEEKKMLAQLRKEREEERQLEELHRLQEASTGKKRVEKLDWMYAAPSTEGGALGGARIGERDMEEYLLGKKRVDEVLGQGDKNIGAASREFIALQNANTARDTAAKIREDPLLAIKKQEQAALAALMNRPDIRKQLRAAKKAKETKGREGESKEERKARKRAEKEERRKSKHRYHDSRSPPSDYYDDRDHRRHRDSYDSQDRENRRTYRDRSDRSRTRSESPKREKKEKDYSNRDRDYRRRNDTTRGSFDESPRKGGGNRWGSHGPDGYRRSDHRDDGFRERQRGDRIPPPRHLSYNHSTPDVRPSSPPSSSAAPVNRNTSTLEDQRAARLAAMSASADELYSSRSKSLAARAEEERREQEKDEKMRQKYGKEQASANFFSQQSQLGLGEALQRRGGKGLLKDI
- a CDS encoding hypothetical protein (Match to ESTs gb|CF193723.1|CF193723, gb|CF190842.1|CF190842, gb|CF191616.1|CF191616) — its product is MLSSNTALTVAKYALGASVTATTLAIGGLWYFQRSLIYPSGFPEGSRIVVPKPIEVGCPYEDVTLTCSDGVKIKAYVIMARRKPLMMSELRGLSPAERKEKAQMEMEAWAQEMGDEKAIEYSKSRPTIIIFHANAGNMGHRVPLARHFNVDFKCNVFMLSYRGYGLSEGKPSESGLQIDIQTAMKYVQAHPILGQTKIILYGQSLGGAACFYAASKHRDTVAGVIVENTMLSFQTLVPLIMPQIPRFLLPILLTEHWDAHKTVPLIPSTTPILFLVGKRDTLVKAEQMLALRKLRGSGITRWREFDGEHNDTCLQPGYWEEIGKWLKEEIEDDGVEVVDQNDRGEKNSLKVTTEDAAL